The genome window CGTGGGCAGGGCCCACCCACTCGGTACCGTCAATGGCTCCCCTCTCCAAAGAAGTGTAGATTTCCCCTCCTGCCAGAAGCACAACGGTGGCCCCTGCCTTTGCTATTACCTTACCTCCAAGACCTGGGATCCTAAACTTGAGCCCCTTGTAATCCTCTATGGTCTCTATCTTCTTCTTGAACCACCCTCCCATTTGCACCCCTGTACTGCCTCCCAGCCTTGGGATCACGTTAAAGGGAGCATAGGTCTCCTCCCAAAGCTTCTGGCCTCCCCCGGAGACTATCCAGGTATACATGCCCTGGGCATTCAAACCAAAGGGCACAGCGCAGAACCACTGGGAGGCCGGCGTCTTGCCCGCCCAGTAGTAGGCGGCGCTGCTTCCCATCTCCACTGTGCCCTGGGATACAGCGTCAAAGGTGTTTAGAGGAGGCACCAGCTCCCCACCCGCATACACTGTGATCTTGAACCTCCCTGCGCTTAACTCCTCCACCTTCTTGGCAAACCTATCAGCTCCTGTCTGCAGAATAGGCAGTCCAGGCGGCCAGGTAGTGACCATCTTCCACTGAATGGCCTTTCCCTGAGCCCATATG of bacterium contains these proteins:
- a CDS encoding TRAP transporter substrate-binding protein, with protein sequence MKRREFLKKAAVGGAAATSVASIGAPTIWAQGKAIQWKMVTTWPPGLPILQTGADRFAKKVEELSAGRFKITVYAGGELVPPLNTFDAVSQGTVEMGSSAAYYWAGKTPASQWFCAVPFGLNAQGMYTWIVSGGGQKLWEETYAPFNVIPRLGGSTGVQMGGWFKKKIETIEDYKGLKFRIPGLGGKVIAKAGATVVLLAGGEIYTSLERGAIDGTEWVGPAHDMRMGFHQAAKYYYYPGWHEPGSVLEYIFNKKAYESLPADLKAILDAACADSTVWTLSEFEAQNGAALEELVKKHKVEVIRFPEPVMKALKKLAAEALEEEASKDPQAKKVHEAFKAFQKSYGEWSEVAERTYHNLIAGI